From Primulina huaijiensis isolate GDHJ02 chromosome 15, ASM1229523v2, whole genome shotgun sequence, one genomic window encodes:
- the LOC140958320 gene encoding uncharacterized protein, giving the protein MADEKVTRSKGVVARFNYQKGYGFIQPDEGGEDLFVHQTAVKSEGFRTLYEGQTVEFTIILDGDKTKAVDVTAPGGGPVDSTFRRRNDRVSRGGYGYNGRRTNNGNDYGYRSGGGECYNCGQLGHMARDCNGGSIGGNDGGCYTCGGYGHIARECPTGNRRGNGSSGVCFTCGEPGHMARECVGGGNSRGGGGFGNGSNGVCFTCGDPGHMARDCVGGGNSRGGGGFGNGSNGVCFTCGDPGHMARECVGGGNSRGGGGFGNGSNGVCFTCGEPGHISRECVVAGNSRGGGSFGRSSGGPDGRKCFNCGKSGHFAKECTEATRG; this is encoded by the coding sequence ATGGCGGACGAGAAGGTTACTCGATCGAAAGGAGTTGTGGCGAGATTCAATTATCAAAAAGGGTACGGATTCATCCAACCCGATGAAGGTGGCGAAGATTTGTTCGTTCATCAAACCGCCGTCAAGTCCGAGGGATTTCGCACGCTGTACGAGGGTCAAACCGTCGAGTTCACGATAATTCTGGATGGAGACAAGACCAAAGCTGTTGACGTCACGGCCCCTGGAGGTGGCCCCGTCGATTCCACTTTCCGGAGGCGGAATGACAGAGTTAGCCGTGGTGGATATGGGTATAATGGTCGGAGGACTAATAATGGGAATGACTATGGATATCGAAGCGGCGGTGGCGAGTGTTATAATTGTGGACAGTTAGGGCATATGGCTAGGGATTGCAACGGCGGGAGTATCGGTGGGAATGATGGTGGTTGTTACACCTGCGGTGGGTATGGGCACATAGCGAGGGAGTGTCCTACTGGGAACCGTCGGGGAAACGGAAGTAGCGGGGTTTGTTTTACTTGTGGTGAGCCCGGGCATATGGCAAGGGAGTGTGTTGGTGGTGGGAACAGTAGAGGGGGTGGCGGCTTTGGGAACGGAAGTAACGGGGTTTGTTTTACTTGTGGTGATCCCGGGCATATGGCAAGGGATTGTGTGGGTGGTGGGAACAGTAGAGGGGGTGGCGGCTTTGGGAACGGAAGTAACGGGGTTTGTTTTACTTGTGGTGATCCCGGGCATATGGCAAGGGAGTGTGTGGGTGGTGGGAACAGTAGAGGGGGTGGTGGCTTTGGAAACGGAAGTAATGGAGTTTGTTTTACTTGTGGTGAGCCCGGGCATATATCAAGGGAATGTGTGGTTGCTGGGAACAGTAGAGGGGGTGGCAGCTTTGGGAGGTCTAGCGGTGGCCCTGATGGACGAAAGTGCTTCAATTGTGGGAAATCTGGTCACTTTGCCAAGGAATGCACAGAAGCAACTCGTGGATGA
- the LOC140958587 gene encoding MLO-like protein 4 isoform X1, whose amino-acid sequence MDGRSLPETPTWTVATVTTLLVGTGFFIHGGLKKFGKWLDRTKRKHLLAALNKITEELMVFGLLSLLMGHWLVFVPKICVKSSAVSSRFYPCAPRYNLERQAFVNHALDTRPNNFSFSIPRSLLDDLHKDFCPEDHQPFASHESLEQLHRLLFVLVVMHISYSFLAVALAMIKIYSWRAWENHAKTMAFRGLLRANDSSGDLFKSQNCASNGAQINRPSSFIYHRASHRWSHHCVLVWLLCFSRQFWSSINQTDYKALRLGFITTHQLPLTYDFHNYMLRSMEEEFRDIVGISVPLWIFAISCIILGFHGTNIYFWVSFIPVILILLIGTKLHRIVVKLAVEIMDSSQRTGSFDQFNLRDELFWFGKPRLLLRLIQFVSFQNAFEMATFVWSLWEIRGASCFTGSQIFLIIRLTFGIVSQFWCSFVTFPLYVIVTQMGSKYKKTIVSENVRRSLHGWRKRVRTKQESTSRGLKGTTSTTPLDSMVDGEEVNHDDHTLICCEGHMESDQNPLVEDFRPNEILSLHNHTLRELLMSSPLYEDYD is encoded by the exons ATGGACGGAAGATCCTTGCCTGAAACGCCCACATGGACTGTTGCCACTGTCACTACACTTTTGGTTGGTACTGGGTTTTTCATTCATGGAGGTTTGAAGAAATTTGGAAAG TGGTTGGATAGGACCAAAAGGAAGCATCTTCTCGCTGCGCTGAACAAAATTACTGAAG AGCTAATGGTGTTTGGTCTTCTGTCGTTGCTGATGGGCCATTGGTTAGTTTTTGTGCCAAAAATTTGTGTAAAATCATCAGCAGTGAGCAGCCGGTTCTATCCATGTGCACCTCGATATAACCTCGAGCGTCAAGCATTTGTAAACCATGCTCTTGATACTAGGCCTAATAATTTTAGCTTCTCGATCCCGCGGAGCTTATTGGATGACTTGCATAAAGATTTTTGCCCCGAG GATCATCAACCATTTGCGTCACATGAGAGCCTTGAGCAGCTTCACCGTCTCTTATTTGTTTTGGTTGTTATGCACATCTCGTACAGTTTTTTGGCCGTTGCACTTGCCATGATCAAG ATCTATAGCTGGAGAGCATGGGAAAATCATGCCAAGACAATGGCTTTTCGGGGCCTATTACGTGCAAACGATTCTAGTGGTGATTTATTCA AGTCTCAAAATTGTGCATCAAATGGAGCGCAAATTAATCGTCCTTCAAGTTTCATCTATCACCGAGCTTCTCACCGTTGGAGTCATCACTGTGTTCTTGTTTGGCTG CTCTGTTTCAGCCGCCAGTTTTGGAGTTCAATTAATCAAACAGATTATAAGGCTTTGCGACTAGGATTTATCACT ACTCATCAACTACCTTTAACATATGATTTTCATAATTACATGCTACGAAGTATGGAGGAAGAGTTTCGAGATATTGTTGGAATCAG TGTCCCTCTCTGGATATTTGCTATTTCCTGCATTATTCTTGGCTTTCATG GAACTAATATCTATTTCTGGGTTTCATTCATACCAGTAATT TTGATACTCCTGATTGGAACTAAACTGCACCGCATAGTTGTAAAGTTGGCTGTTGAAATCATGGACTCGAGTCAACGGACAGGATCATTTGATCAATTCAACCTGAGGGATGAATTGTTCTGGTTTGGGAAACCTCGGCTTCTGCTACGCCTGATACAGTTTGTATCCTTCCAG AATGCATTCGAGATGGCAACTTTTGTATGGTCTTTG TGGGAAATAAGAGGGGCATCGTGTTTCACGGGAAGTCAAATTTTCTTGATAATTCGGCTGACATTTGG GATTGTCTCCCAGTTCTGGTGCAGCTTTGTCACTTTTCCACTCTACGTCATTGTTACTCAG ATGGGCTCTAAATACAAGAAAACCATCGTTTCTGAAAATGTGAGGCGATCCCTTCATGGCTGGCGAAAAAGGGTGAGAACTAAACAAGAATCAACTTCGAGAGGGCTGAAAGGGACAACATCGACCACGCCATTAGACTCCATGGTGGATGGCGAAGAAGTAAATCATGATGATCATACCTTGATTTGTTGTGAAGGTCACATGGAATCAGATCAGAATCCGCTGGTGGAAGACTTCCGACCCAATGAAATATTATCTCTGCACAATCATACGCTTCGGGAGTTGCTTATGTCTTCACCTCTCTATGAAGATTATGATTAA
- the LOC140958587 gene encoding MLO-like protein 4 isoform X3, protein MDGRSLPETPTWTVATVTTLLVGTGFFIHGGLKKFGKWLDRTKRKHLLAALNKITEELMVFGLLSLLMGHWLVFVPKICVKSSAVSSRFYPCAPRYNLERQAFVNHALDTRPNNFSFSIPRSLLDDLHKDFCPEDHQPFASHESLEQLHRLLFVLVVMHISYSFLAVALAMIKIYSWRAWENHAKTMAFRGLLRANDSSGDLFKSQNCASNGAQINRPSSFIYHRASHRWSHHCVLVWLTHQLPLTYDFHNYMLRSMEEEFRDIVGISVPLWIFAISCIILGFHGTNIYFWVSFIPVILILLIGTKLHRIVVKLAVEIMDSSQRTGSFDQFNLRDELFWFGKPRLLLRLIQFVSFQNAFEMATFVWSLWEIRGASCFTGSQIFLIIRLTFGIVSQFWCSFVTFPLYVIVTQMGSKYKKTIVSENVRRSLHGWRKRVRTKQESTSRGLKGTTSTTPLDSMVDGEEVNHDDHTLICCEGHMESDQNPLVEDFRPNEILSLHNHTLRELLMSSPLYEDYD, encoded by the exons ATGGACGGAAGATCCTTGCCTGAAACGCCCACATGGACTGTTGCCACTGTCACTACACTTTTGGTTGGTACTGGGTTTTTCATTCATGGAGGTTTGAAGAAATTTGGAAAG TGGTTGGATAGGACCAAAAGGAAGCATCTTCTCGCTGCGCTGAACAAAATTACTGAAG AGCTAATGGTGTTTGGTCTTCTGTCGTTGCTGATGGGCCATTGGTTAGTTTTTGTGCCAAAAATTTGTGTAAAATCATCAGCAGTGAGCAGCCGGTTCTATCCATGTGCACCTCGATATAACCTCGAGCGTCAAGCATTTGTAAACCATGCTCTTGATACTAGGCCTAATAATTTTAGCTTCTCGATCCCGCGGAGCTTATTGGATGACTTGCATAAAGATTTTTGCCCCGAG GATCATCAACCATTTGCGTCACATGAGAGCCTTGAGCAGCTTCACCGTCTCTTATTTGTTTTGGTTGTTATGCACATCTCGTACAGTTTTTTGGCCGTTGCACTTGCCATGATCAAG ATCTATAGCTGGAGAGCATGGGAAAATCATGCCAAGACAATGGCTTTTCGGGGCCTATTACGTGCAAACGATTCTAGTGGTGATTTATTCA AGTCTCAAAATTGTGCATCAAATGGAGCGCAAATTAATCGTCCTTCAAGTTTCATCTATCACCGAGCTTCTCACCGTTGGAGTCATCACTGTGTTCTTGTTTGGCTG ACTCATCAACTACCTTTAACATATGATTTTCATAATTACATGCTACGAAGTATGGAGGAAGAGTTTCGAGATATTGTTGGAATCAG TGTCCCTCTCTGGATATTTGCTATTTCCTGCATTATTCTTGGCTTTCATG GAACTAATATCTATTTCTGGGTTTCATTCATACCAGTAATT TTGATACTCCTGATTGGAACTAAACTGCACCGCATAGTTGTAAAGTTGGCTGTTGAAATCATGGACTCGAGTCAACGGACAGGATCATTTGATCAATTCAACCTGAGGGATGAATTGTTCTGGTTTGGGAAACCTCGGCTTCTGCTACGCCTGATACAGTTTGTATCCTTCCAG AATGCATTCGAGATGGCAACTTTTGTATGGTCTTTG TGGGAAATAAGAGGGGCATCGTGTTTCACGGGAAGTCAAATTTTCTTGATAATTCGGCTGACATTTGG GATTGTCTCCCAGTTCTGGTGCAGCTTTGTCACTTTTCCACTCTACGTCATTGTTACTCAG ATGGGCTCTAAATACAAGAAAACCATCGTTTCTGAAAATGTGAGGCGATCCCTTCATGGCTGGCGAAAAAGGGTGAGAACTAAACAAGAATCAACTTCGAGAGGGCTGAAAGGGACAACATCGACCACGCCATTAGACTCCATGGTGGATGGCGAAGAAGTAAATCATGATGATCATACCTTGATTTGTTGTGAAGGTCACATGGAATCAGATCAGAATCCGCTGGTGGAAGACTTCCGACCCAATGAAATATTATCTCTGCACAATCATACGCTTCGGGAGTTGCTTATGTCTTCACCTCTCTATGAAGATTATGATTAA
- the LOC140958587 gene encoding MLO-like protein 4 isoform X2 codes for MDGRSLPETPTWTVATVTTLLVGTGFFIHGGLKKFGKWLDRTKRKHLLAALNKITEELMVFGLLSLLMGHWLVFVPKICVKSSAVSSRFYPCAPRYNLERQAFVNHALDTRPNNFSFSIPRSLLDDLHKDFCPEDHQPFASHESLEQLHRLLFVLVVMHISYSFLAVALAMIKIYSWRAWENHAKTMAFRGLLRANDSSESQNCASNGAQINRPSSFIYHRASHRWSHHCVLVWLLCFSRQFWSSINQTDYKALRLGFITTHQLPLTYDFHNYMLRSMEEEFRDIVGISVPLWIFAISCIILGFHGTNIYFWVSFIPVILILLIGTKLHRIVVKLAVEIMDSSQRTGSFDQFNLRDELFWFGKPRLLLRLIQFVSFQNAFEMATFVWSLWEIRGASCFTGSQIFLIIRLTFGIVSQFWCSFVTFPLYVIVTQMGSKYKKTIVSENVRRSLHGWRKRVRTKQESTSRGLKGTTSTTPLDSMVDGEEVNHDDHTLICCEGHMESDQNPLVEDFRPNEILSLHNHTLRELLMSSPLYEDYD; via the exons ATGGACGGAAGATCCTTGCCTGAAACGCCCACATGGACTGTTGCCACTGTCACTACACTTTTGGTTGGTACTGGGTTTTTCATTCATGGAGGTTTGAAGAAATTTGGAAAG TGGTTGGATAGGACCAAAAGGAAGCATCTTCTCGCTGCGCTGAACAAAATTACTGAAG AGCTAATGGTGTTTGGTCTTCTGTCGTTGCTGATGGGCCATTGGTTAGTTTTTGTGCCAAAAATTTGTGTAAAATCATCAGCAGTGAGCAGCCGGTTCTATCCATGTGCACCTCGATATAACCTCGAGCGTCAAGCATTTGTAAACCATGCTCTTGATACTAGGCCTAATAATTTTAGCTTCTCGATCCCGCGGAGCTTATTGGATGACTTGCATAAAGATTTTTGCCCCGAG GATCATCAACCATTTGCGTCACATGAGAGCCTTGAGCAGCTTCACCGTCTCTTATTTGTTTTGGTTGTTATGCACATCTCGTACAGTTTTTTGGCCGTTGCACTTGCCATGATCAAG ATCTATAGCTGGAGAGCATGGGAAAATCATGCCAAGACAATGGCTTTTCGGGGCCTATTACGTGCAAACGATTCTAGTG AGTCTCAAAATTGTGCATCAAATGGAGCGCAAATTAATCGTCCTTCAAGTTTCATCTATCACCGAGCTTCTCACCGTTGGAGTCATCACTGTGTTCTTGTTTGGCTG CTCTGTTTCAGCCGCCAGTTTTGGAGTTCAATTAATCAAACAGATTATAAGGCTTTGCGACTAGGATTTATCACT ACTCATCAACTACCTTTAACATATGATTTTCATAATTACATGCTACGAAGTATGGAGGAAGAGTTTCGAGATATTGTTGGAATCAG TGTCCCTCTCTGGATATTTGCTATTTCCTGCATTATTCTTGGCTTTCATG GAACTAATATCTATTTCTGGGTTTCATTCATACCAGTAATT TTGATACTCCTGATTGGAACTAAACTGCACCGCATAGTTGTAAAGTTGGCTGTTGAAATCATGGACTCGAGTCAACGGACAGGATCATTTGATCAATTCAACCTGAGGGATGAATTGTTCTGGTTTGGGAAACCTCGGCTTCTGCTACGCCTGATACAGTTTGTATCCTTCCAG AATGCATTCGAGATGGCAACTTTTGTATGGTCTTTG TGGGAAATAAGAGGGGCATCGTGTTTCACGGGAAGTCAAATTTTCTTGATAATTCGGCTGACATTTGG GATTGTCTCCCAGTTCTGGTGCAGCTTTGTCACTTTTCCACTCTACGTCATTGTTACTCAG ATGGGCTCTAAATACAAGAAAACCATCGTTTCTGAAAATGTGAGGCGATCCCTTCATGGCTGGCGAAAAAGGGTGAGAACTAAACAAGAATCAACTTCGAGAGGGCTGAAAGGGACAACATCGACCACGCCATTAGACTCCATGGTGGATGGCGAAGAAGTAAATCATGATGATCATACCTTGATTTGTTGTGAAGGTCACATGGAATCAGATCAGAATCCGCTGGTGGAAGACTTCCGACCCAATGAAATATTATCTCTGCACAATCATACGCTTCGGGAGTTGCTTATGTCTTCACCTCTCTATGAAGATTATGATTAA
- the LOC140958587 gene encoding MLO-like protein 4 isoform X4: MDGRSLPETPTWTVATVTTLLVGTGFFIHGGLKKFGKWLDRTKRKHLLAALNKITEELMVFGLLSLLMGHWLVFVPKICVKSSAVSSRFYPCAPRYNLERQAFVNHALDTRPNNFSFSIPRSLLDDLHKDFCPEDHQPFASHESLEQLHRLLFVLVVMHISYSFLAVALAMIKIYSWRAWENHAKTMAFRGLLRANDSSESQNCASNGAQINRPSSFIYHRASHRWSHHCVLVWLTHQLPLTYDFHNYMLRSMEEEFRDIVGISVPLWIFAISCIILGFHGTNIYFWVSFIPVILILLIGTKLHRIVVKLAVEIMDSSQRTGSFDQFNLRDELFWFGKPRLLLRLIQFVSFQNAFEMATFVWSLWEIRGASCFTGSQIFLIIRLTFGIVSQFWCSFVTFPLYVIVTQMGSKYKKTIVSENVRRSLHGWRKRVRTKQESTSRGLKGTTSTTPLDSMVDGEEVNHDDHTLICCEGHMESDQNPLVEDFRPNEILSLHNHTLRELLMSSPLYEDYD; encoded by the exons ATGGACGGAAGATCCTTGCCTGAAACGCCCACATGGACTGTTGCCACTGTCACTACACTTTTGGTTGGTACTGGGTTTTTCATTCATGGAGGTTTGAAGAAATTTGGAAAG TGGTTGGATAGGACCAAAAGGAAGCATCTTCTCGCTGCGCTGAACAAAATTACTGAAG AGCTAATGGTGTTTGGTCTTCTGTCGTTGCTGATGGGCCATTGGTTAGTTTTTGTGCCAAAAATTTGTGTAAAATCATCAGCAGTGAGCAGCCGGTTCTATCCATGTGCACCTCGATATAACCTCGAGCGTCAAGCATTTGTAAACCATGCTCTTGATACTAGGCCTAATAATTTTAGCTTCTCGATCCCGCGGAGCTTATTGGATGACTTGCATAAAGATTTTTGCCCCGAG GATCATCAACCATTTGCGTCACATGAGAGCCTTGAGCAGCTTCACCGTCTCTTATTTGTTTTGGTTGTTATGCACATCTCGTACAGTTTTTTGGCCGTTGCACTTGCCATGATCAAG ATCTATAGCTGGAGAGCATGGGAAAATCATGCCAAGACAATGGCTTTTCGGGGCCTATTACGTGCAAACGATTCTAGTG AGTCTCAAAATTGTGCATCAAATGGAGCGCAAATTAATCGTCCTTCAAGTTTCATCTATCACCGAGCTTCTCACCGTTGGAGTCATCACTGTGTTCTTGTTTGGCTG ACTCATCAACTACCTTTAACATATGATTTTCATAATTACATGCTACGAAGTATGGAGGAAGAGTTTCGAGATATTGTTGGAATCAG TGTCCCTCTCTGGATATTTGCTATTTCCTGCATTATTCTTGGCTTTCATG GAACTAATATCTATTTCTGGGTTTCATTCATACCAGTAATT TTGATACTCCTGATTGGAACTAAACTGCACCGCATAGTTGTAAAGTTGGCTGTTGAAATCATGGACTCGAGTCAACGGACAGGATCATTTGATCAATTCAACCTGAGGGATGAATTGTTCTGGTTTGGGAAACCTCGGCTTCTGCTACGCCTGATACAGTTTGTATCCTTCCAG AATGCATTCGAGATGGCAACTTTTGTATGGTCTTTG TGGGAAATAAGAGGGGCATCGTGTTTCACGGGAAGTCAAATTTTCTTGATAATTCGGCTGACATTTGG GATTGTCTCCCAGTTCTGGTGCAGCTTTGTCACTTTTCCACTCTACGTCATTGTTACTCAG ATGGGCTCTAAATACAAGAAAACCATCGTTTCTGAAAATGTGAGGCGATCCCTTCATGGCTGGCGAAAAAGGGTGAGAACTAAACAAGAATCAACTTCGAGAGGGCTGAAAGGGACAACATCGACCACGCCATTAGACTCCATGGTGGATGGCGAAGAAGTAAATCATGATGATCATACCTTGATTTGTTGTGAAGGTCACATGGAATCAGATCAGAATCCGCTGGTGGAAGACTTCCGACCCAATGAAATATTATCTCTGCACAATCATACGCTTCGGGAGTTGCTTATGTCTTCACCTCTCTATGAAGATTATGATTAA
- the LOC140959121 gene encoding protein POLLENLESS 3-LIKE 2-like, producing the protein MQEMWNGQPGFRHTKSAPSSPAKPLGISRTSSASFHITHKVPVGDTPYVRAKNVQLVDKDPERAIPLFWAAINAGDRVDSALKDMAIVMKQQNRAGEAIEAIKSLRSRCSDQAQESLDNILLDLYKRCGRIDDQIGLLRHKLYLIQQGMAFNGKRTKTARSQGKKFQVSVEQEATRLLGNLGWALMQQNNYVEAEEAYRRALLLAPDNNKMCNLGICLMKQGRIAEAKETLQRVKPAGTNGPRGVDSHLKAYERAQQMLLDLESETMKKGGDRVEQRRLFDAFLGSSTIWQPQPCKENSTTENSLILEGEFADENTHSNINSTVHSQGQKGFRKCGVLSAETNALNVAASPFFYSSKYPISETLKRTRSGNMANQLKKTTLPLTEPEVKTEKQQPTIPPQTSGEKWADFLPDCEDFEEAIIAAVLGLEYGAKTANESKSDDAGVLQKKVDKRLKVFQEITPSLSPRA; encoded by the exons ATGCAAGAAATGTGGAATGGGCAGCCAGGTTTCCGACACACAAAATCTGCTCCATCTTCGCCCGCTAAGCCACTCGGAATCTCCCGAACGAGTTCTGCATCATTCCACATTACTCACAAGGTCCCAGTTGGGGATACTCCTTATGTCCGAGCCAAgaatgttcaa CTTGTGGATAAGGATCCTGAGAGGGCGATTCCCTTGTTTTGGGCAGCCATTAATGCTGGAGATAGAGTGGATAGTGCTCTAAAAGATATGGCCATTGTGATGAAGCAGCAAAATAGGGCAGGGGAAGCCATTGAAGCTATTAAATCCTTGCGCAGTAGGTGTTCGGATCAGGCTCAAGAATCTCTTGACAATATCTTGTTAGACCTCTACAAG AGATGTGGAAGAATAGATGACCAAATAGGACTTTTGAGGCACAAATTGTATCTGATTCAACAAGGTATGGCCTTCAACGGGAAGCGCACTAAGACTGCAAGGTCGCAAGGCAAGAAATTCCAGGTTTCTGTGGAGCAGGAAGCCACAAGATTACTG GGGAACTTAGGGTGGGCACTGATGCAGCAAAACAATTATGTAGAGGCGGAGGAGGCTTATAGGAGAGCCCTTTTGCTTGCACCAGATAATAACAAGATGTGTAATCTTGGTATTTGCTTGATGAAGCAAGGGAGGATAGCGGAGGCAAAAGAAACTCTTCAGAGAGTGAAACCAGCAGGAACCAATGGCCCCAGAGGTGTCGATTCTCATCTTAAGGCATACGAGAGAGCCCAACAAATGTTACTGGATCTAGAATCGGAGACAATGAAGAAAGGTGGTGACCGAGTCGAGCAAAGGAGGCTTTTTGATGCATTCTTGGGTTCCTCCACCATCTGGCAGCCTCAGCCTTGCAAAGAGAACAGCACCACAGAGAATTCTTTGATTCTTGAAGGAGAATTTGCTGATGAAAATACCCATTCGAATATCAACTCTACGGTTCATTCCCAAGGGCAAAAAGGTTTCAGGAAATGTGGCGTTTTATCTGCTGAAACCAATGCGCTTAATGTTGCCGCATCACCATTTTTCTATTCGTCAAAATATCCCATTTCAGAGACCCTTAAAAGAACAAGGTCCGGGAACATGGCGAACCAACTGAAAAAGACAACATTGCCCCTGACCGAGCCAGAAGTAAAAACGGAAAAGCAGCAGCCAACCATCCCACCACAGACAAGCGGTGAGAAATGGGCAGATTTTTTACCAGATTGCGAGGACTTTGAGGAGGCAATAATTGCAGCGGTTTTGGGCTTGGAATATGGAGCTAAAACAGCGAATGAAAGCAAGTCTGATGATGCTGGTGTACTTCAGAAAAAGGTTGACAAGAGGCTGAAAGTTTTTCAAGAAATCACACCATCTTTGAGTCCAAGGGCCTGA